In the genome of Myxococcus stipitatus, one region contains:
- a CDS encoding carboxypeptidase regulatory-like domain-containing protein: MSGALPRVLLTLALSWSTGCALLGEEPGAPVLVCRSDSDCSNNEVCFVDGCGDPGQDIVVEVTPNPALGLYAQDFPVGRLRADHNLELFNEASLHGTTLRTTPTAPSRPYSEPLFVRAVGTSALIPGVMRYHEAVVVPDNGKWTMPVAATGQYAVTLLAEDPTVPPQTTLGTVSPGEAVSMQWSLPPASAVVPMQGQVTRPGGAPLDEDLMVEALDATLAPLSQRRPVSRATGAFSLSLAPEAAHMNTVLVRVSAAGEGSLLPQQTFTVDPRAPLPAPLELGDFGTPVRVSGRVVALDGKPVAGARVSIRGRVSGGGTFQSPVAKTGPEGRFELRSLPSPNEAPLQLVVVPPASSTAGLTVAPAVVARSDTVLSDVVCVNRRVARGRLFQQDGITPAAGVRLSAEPVEAIPGRLLPPNLASETLTDGSGEYVLRLDPALYRLDVVPGENLPRVSRFISMLPGDDSTEQTVQSFGLQRGRTLRGRVALRGREPGVPPGMPFASIRFYRVVNVEGRPASVLLAQSVTDTLGRYTALLPVR, from the coding sequence ATGAGCGGCGCCCTCCCCCGGGTCCTCCTGACGCTCGCACTGTCGTGGAGCACCGGCTGCGCGCTCCTGGGCGAGGAGCCTGGAGCGCCCGTGCTGGTCTGCCGCTCCGACTCGGACTGCTCCAACAACGAGGTGTGCTTCGTCGACGGGTGCGGAGACCCGGGCCAGGACATCGTGGTGGAGGTGACGCCCAACCCCGCCCTGGGCCTGTACGCCCAGGACTTCCCGGTGGGCCGCCTCCGGGCCGACCACAACCTGGAGCTGTTCAACGAGGCCTCGCTGCACGGCACGACGCTGCGGACCACCCCCACCGCGCCGTCCCGTCCCTACTCCGAGCCCCTCTTCGTGCGCGCCGTGGGCACCAGCGCCCTCATCCCCGGCGTCATGCGCTACCACGAGGCGGTGGTGGTGCCCGACAACGGGAAGTGGACGATGCCCGTGGCCGCCACGGGCCAGTACGCCGTCACGCTGCTCGCCGAGGACCCGACCGTGCCGCCCCAGACGACCCTGGGCACCGTGTCGCCCGGGGAAGCCGTTTCCATGCAGTGGAGCCTCCCCCCCGCGAGCGCCGTCGTGCCGATGCAGGGCCAGGTGACGCGCCCTGGGGGCGCCCCGCTGGACGAAGACCTGATGGTGGAGGCGCTCGACGCCACGCTGGCTCCGCTCTCCCAGCGGCGCCCCGTCAGCCGCGCGACGGGAGCCTTCTCCCTGTCACTGGCCCCCGAGGCCGCGCACATGAACACGGTGCTGGTACGGGTGTCGGCCGCGGGTGAGGGCTCGCTCCTGCCGCAGCAGACCTTCACCGTGGACCCGCGCGCGCCGCTCCCCGCGCCGCTGGAGCTGGGCGACTTCGGGACGCCCGTGCGTGTCTCGGGGCGCGTGGTGGCCCTGGACGGCAAGCCCGTGGCCGGAGCACGCGTGTCCATTCGAGGGCGCGTGAGCGGCGGAGGCACCTTCCAGAGCCCCGTGGCGAAGACGGGCCCCGAGGGCCGCTTCGAGCTGCGCTCCCTGCCCAGCCCCAACGAGGCGCCCCTCCAGCTCGTCGTGGTCCCGCCGGCCTCTTCCACCGCGGGGCTCACCGTGGCGCCCGCCGTGGTGGCTCGCTCCGACACGGTGTTGTCCGACGTCGTCTGCGTGAATCGGCGCGTGGCCCGGGGGCGGCTCTTCCAACAGGATGGCATCACCCCCGCCGCGGGTGTGCGGTTGAGCGCGGAGCCCGTGGAGGCCATCCCGGGACGTCTGCTGCCGCCCAACCTCGCCTCGGAGACCCTCACCGATGGCTCCGGCGAGTACGTCCTGCGGTTGGATCCCGCGCTCTATCGCCTGGACGTGGTGCCGGGGGAGAACCTGCCGCGCGTGAGCCGCTTCATCTCGATGCTTCCTGGCGATGACTCGACGGAGCAGACGGTGCAGTCCTTCGGTCTCCAGCGCGGGCGAACCTTGCGCGGTCGCGTGGCGCTCAGGGGCCGGGAGCCCGGTGTCCCGCCGGGCATGCCCTTCGCGTCCATCCGCTTCTATCGGGTGGTGAACGTCGAGGGCCGGCCGGCCTCCGTGCTGCTGGCCCAGTCCGTGACGGACACGCTCGGCCGCTACACGGCCCTGCTGCCCGTGCGCTGA